In Populus nigra chromosome 1, ddPopNigr1.1, whole genome shotgun sequence, one genomic interval encodes:
- the LOC133701749 gene encoding uncharacterized protein LOC133701749 — translation MVKWGVTHVDSALCTRTPRSNSLTYNISSSLLDIGQQLIDIFEFPIKLVLSPFTLAFDIVGSAPRGFGVPELISKLSSASIFAIATLGIYDIALEMGKKVICQRNCQTCNG, via the exons ATGGTAAAGTGGGGAG TAACTCATGTGGACTCTGCACTCTGCACTCGCACACCGCGAAGCAATTCGCTGACTTACAACATAAGCTCTTCATTGCTCGATATTGGACAACAATTGATTGACATTTTTGAGTTCCCAATAAAACTTGTCTTGTCTCCTTTCACTCTCGCCTTTGACATTGTGGGCTCTGCTCCTCGTGGGTTTGGTGTCCCTGAACTAATCTCCAAGCTCTCCTCTGCTTCTATCTTT gCTATTGCTACTTTGGGGATCTATGATATTGCCTTGGAGATGGGAAAGAAAGTGATATGTCAAAG GAATTGTCAGACTTGCAATGGATAG